From a single Bacillus pseudomycoides DSM 12442 genomic region:
- a CDS encoding DEAD/DEAH box helicase, which yields MTTFRELGLSDSLLQSVESMGFEEATPIQAETIPHALQGKDIIGQAQTGTGKTAAFGLPLLDKVDTHKESVQGIVIAPTRELAIQVGEELYKIGKHKRVRILPIYGGQDINRQIRALKKHPHIIVGTPGRILDHINRKTLRLQNVETVVLDEADEMLNMGFIEDIEAILTDVPETHQTLLFSATMPDPIRRIAERFMTEPQHIKVKAKEVTMPNIQQFYLEVQEKKKFDVLTRLLDIQSPELAIVFGRTKRRVDELSEALNLRGYAAEGIHGDLTQAKRMSVLRKFKEGSIEVLVATDVAARGLDISGVTHVYNFDIPQDPESYVHRIGRTGRAGKKGIAMLFVTPRESGQLKNIEQTTKRKIDRMNAPTLDEALEGQQRLIAEKLQSTIESDNLAYYKRIAEEMLEENDSVTVVAAALKMMTKEPDTTPIALTSEPPVVSRGSKKRGGNGNGYRDGNRNRSRDGRGGDGRNRDRNRDGRNRDGNRDGNRDGNRDGNRNRGRKGEGQGRPGSSNGRGERKHHSRKPQA from the coding sequence TTGACAACATTTCGAGAATTAGGATTAAGTGATTCTTTACTGCAATCTGTTGAAAGTATGGGCTTTGAAGAGGCTACGCCAATTCAAGCTGAAACAATTCCACATGCATTGCAAGGTAAAGACATTATTGGGCAAGCACAAACAGGTACAGGGAAAACAGCAGCATTTGGATTACCACTATTAGATAAAGTGGATACACATAAAGAATCAGTTCAAGGTATTGTTATCGCGCCAACGCGTGAATTAGCAATCCAAGTTGGAGAAGAACTTTACAAAATTGGTAAACATAAACGTGTTCGTATTTTACCAATCTATGGTGGCCAAGATATTAACCGCCAAATTCGTGCTCTAAAAAAACACCCACACATTATTGTTGGTACGCCGGGTCGTATTTTAGATCATATTAACCGTAAAACACTTCGTCTACAAAACGTAGAAACTGTTGTTCTTGACGAAGCAGATGAAATGTTAAACATGGGCTTCATTGAAGATATTGAAGCAATTTTAACAGATGTGCCAGAAACACATCAAACATTATTATTCTCAGCAACAATGCCAGACCCAATCCGTCGTATTGCTGAGCGTTTCATGACTGAGCCTCAACACATTAAAGTAAAAGCAAAAGAAGTAACAATGCCAAACATTCAGCAGTTCTATTTAGAAGTGCAAGAAAAGAAAAAGTTTGACGTGTTAACACGCTTATTAGATATTCAATCTCCAGAGCTTGCGATTGTATTTGGTCGCACAAAGCGTCGTGTGGATGAGTTATCAGAAGCTTTAAACTTACGCGGTTATGCAGCAGAAGGTATTCATGGTGATTTAACACAAGCGAAACGTATGTCTGTATTGCGTAAATTTAAAGAAGGTTCTATTGAAGTTCTTGTTGCAACAGACGTTGCGGCGCGTGGTCTTGATATTTCAGGTGTAACACACGTATATAACTTCGATATTCCACAAGATCCAGAATCATATGTTCACCGTATTGGTCGTACTGGCCGTGCTGGTAAAAAAGGTATTGCAATGCTATTTGTAACGCCACGTGAATCAGGACAATTAAAAAATATCGAACAGACAACAAAACGCAAAATTGACCGTATGAATGCACCGACACTTGACGAAGCATTAGAAGGTCAACAACGTTTAATCGCAGAAAAACTTCAAAGCACAATTGAAAGTGATAACTTAGCATACTACAAACGTATTGCAGAAGAAATGTTAGAAGAAAATGATTCTGTAACTGTTGTAGCAGCTGCTTTAAAAATGATGACAAAAGAGCCAGATACAACACCGATTGCTTTAACATCAGAGCCACCAGTTGTTTCAAGAGGTTCTAAAAAGCGCGGTGGTAACGGAAATGGATACCGTGATGGTAACCGTAACCGTAGTCGCGATGGACGCGGTGGAGATGGTCGTAATCGTGATCGCAACCGTGATGGTCGCAATCGTGACGGTAACCGTGATGGTAATCGTGATGGTAATCGTGATGGTAATCGTAACCGTGGTCGTAAAGGTGAAGGTCAGGGGCGCCCAGGATCTTCAAATGGACGCGGCGAAAGAAAACATCATAGCCGTAAGCCACAAGCTTAA
- the uvsE gene encoding UV DNA damage repair endonuclease UvsE: protein MLVRLGYVAMSVHLNNASPSQTMTYAQFQRIKDREAAIHKLERIANSNLENCLRLLKHNKGHDIAFFRLSSKLIPLANHEELLDWNYIRPLKEKLKEVGEYAHRMKMRIDFHPDHFVVLNSPQENILKQSIKTLQMHRKLLKGMGIQRSHRAVLHVGGGYDDKELALERFIENWSNVPASIQEMIMLENDDTTFSLKETLYLGEKLAVPVVFDLHHHMMNNDEEDWYEDWERVVNTWKTSLLPIKMHISSPREGNDPRAHADFINADTFLSFLQKIKGSVSQIDCMIEAKKKDESLFRLIRDLGTKSEVEMIDGGSFYIK, encoded by the coding sequence ATGCTTGTAAGACTTGGTTATGTAGCGATGAGTGTACATTTAAACAATGCATCTCCATCTCAAACGATGACATATGCACAATTTCAACGTATTAAAGATCGAGAGGCGGCGATTCATAAACTTGAAAGAATTGCTAATTCTAATTTAGAAAATTGTTTACGGTTATTAAAGCATAATAAGGGACATGATATAGCATTTTTTCGGCTTAGTTCAAAGTTAATTCCTCTAGCAAACCATGAAGAATTGTTGGATTGGAATTACATTCGTCCTTTAAAAGAGAAATTAAAAGAAGTGGGTGAGTATGCGCATCGGATGAAGATGAGGATCGATTTTCATCCTGATCACTTTGTTGTGCTAAATTCACCGCAAGAAAATATTTTAAAACAATCAATAAAGACGCTTCAAATGCATCGGAAATTATTGAAAGGAATGGGCATACAGCGGAGTCATCGCGCTGTGTTACATGTTGGTGGTGGATATGATGATAAAGAACTTGCGTTAGAACGTTTCATTGAAAATTGGTCAAATGTTCCTGCAAGTATTCAAGAAATGATTATGTTAGAAAATGATGATACGACCTTTTCATTAAAAGAAACACTATATTTAGGTGAAAAATTGGCAGTTCCAGTCGTGTTTGACCTGCATCATCATATGATGAATAACGATGAAGAAGATTGGTATGAAGATTGGGAGCGTGTAGTAAATACTTGGAAAACATCTTTATTACCAATCAAAATGCATATTTCCAGCCCGAGAGAAGGCAATGATCCTCGAGCGCACGCAGACTTTATTAATGCAGATACATTTCTATCCTTTTTACAGAAAATCAAAGGTAGCGTTTCGCAAATTGATTGTATGATTGAAGCGAAAAAGAAGGATGAATCTTTATTTCGATTAATACGAGATCTTGGTACAAAATCAGAGGTGGAAATGATTGATGGCGGGAGCTTTTATATTAAATAA
- a CDS encoding rhomboid family intramembrane serine protease: MPIPYMRTTLQPVILSLLFLQLIMMIIGDLFFPTLAAYNEYISKGEWWRFITSLFIHVDFQHFLSNSICLFLLGQSIEKQLGSIRFPILFFTAGISGNIFSYIIMPIGYVHAGASGGIFGLLGAQLFLLYSRYRSSQPKELIFFSSIILLLLLFTFFNPSANPISHLTGLLIGGICTPFLAKKNDGVELI; encoded by the coding sequence ATGCCAATACCCTATATGCGAACCACCTTACAACCCGTCATTCTCTCTTTACTTTTCTTGCAACTAATCATGATGATAATAGGAGATCTTTTCTTCCCTACTTTAGCTGCTTACAATGAATATATTTCTAAGGGAGAATGGTGGCGATTTATAACTTCTCTATTTATACATGTAGACTTTCAGCACTTTCTTTCCAATAGCATTTGTCTATTTCTTCTCGGTCAATCTATCGAAAAACAACTAGGGAGTATTCGATTCCCTATTTTATTTTTTACTGCTGGCATTAGCGGCAATATTTTCTCTTATATTATTATGCCCATCGGGTATGTTCATGCCGGCGCATCAGGTGGAATTTTCGGATTACTCGGTGCACAGCTTTTTCTTTTATATAGTCGCTATCGGTCTTCTCAACCAAAAGAGTTAATTTTCTTTTCTTCAATTATATTACTATTACTTCTTTTCACATTCTTCAATCCGTCCGCTAATCCTATTAGCCATTTAACCGGACTACTAATTGGTGGTATTTGCACTCCATTTTTAGCAAAAAAAAACGATGGTGTAGAGCTTATTTAA
- the acpS gene encoding holo-ACP synthase — MIIGIGIDIIELNRIEKMLDGKLKFMERILTEEERSVASKLKGNRLVEFVAGRFAAKEAYSKALGTGIGKEVSFLDIKIKNDDRGKPVLIANTEHIVHLSISHSREFAVAQVVLESSSR, encoded by the coding sequence ATGATTATAGGGATCGGAATTGATATTATCGAACTAAATCGAATTGAAAAAATGCTAGATGGAAAGCTTAAATTTATGGAGCGTATTTTAACTGAGGAGGAACGTAGTGTTGCTTCTAAATTAAAAGGGAATCGTCTTGTAGAATTTGTAGCGGGAAGATTTGCAGCGAAAGAAGCGTATTCTAAAGCTCTTGGAACAGGTATTGGAAAAGAAGTAAGTTTTTTGGATATTAAAATAAAAAATGATGATAGAGGTAAGCCAGTTCTTATTGCAAATACAGAGCACATCGTTCATCTATCAATCAGTCATAGTAGAGAATTTGCAGTGGCACAGGTTGTTTTAGAAAGCTCGTCACGCTAG
- a CDS encoding LolA family protein, producing the protein MEKKQEDIVRDLEAKVKSMKSYQAEAKLSIKTGNEPQEYNVEVWHKEPSYYRVNLKNTKKDQSQIILRNNEGVFVLTPALNKSFRFQSDWPQNSSQAYLYESLVRDILNDKNLSFEKTDKYYVFKTKTNYHHQNMLPKQEIKFNKSDLAPVSVKLMDNDQNVLVKVDFSKVKFDTKFDKGAFDTKQNMSRAQVDVQTTAKEDKPFAILYPRDTPQGMVLNEEKELKTDSGKRAILTYTGNKKSFTLIQEKAKVAEASASISVSGELVDLGFTIGALAKDSLTWSHNGVEYMLVSKDLKPDELLMVARSVAEKQVK; encoded by the coding sequence ATGGAAAAGAAACAGGAAGACATCGTGCGAGATTTAGAAGCGAAGGTTAAGAGTATGAAGAGTTATCAAGCTGAAGCAAAGTTATCTATTAAAACGGGGAATGAACCACAAGAGTATAACGTGGAAGTTTGGCACAAAGAACCTTCTTATTATCGTGTGAATTTAAAAAACACGAAAAAGGATCAAAGTCAAATTATTTTACGAAATAATGAGGGTGTTTTTGTATTAACGCCAGCTCTTAATAAAAGTTTTCGATTTCAAAGCGACTGGCCGCAAAATAGCAGCCAAGCTTATTTGTATGAGTCACTTGTAAGAGATATTTTAAATGATAAGAATCTTTCATTTGAGAAAACGGATAAATATTATGTGTTTAAAACAAAAACGAATTATCACCATCAAAATATGCTGCCGAAGCAAGAGATTAAATTTAATAAAAGTGATTTAGCGCCTGTTTCGGTGAAATTGATGGATAATGATCAAAATGTTCTTGTGAAAGTAGATTTTTCAAAAGTGAAGTTTGATACAAAGTTTGATAAGGGGGCATTTGATACGAAACAAAATATGTCCAGGGCGCAAGTGGATGTGCAAACAACAGCGAAAGAAGATAAGCCATTTGCTATTTTATATCCACGTGATACTCCGCAAGGGATGGTTTTAAATGAAGAAAAAGAGTTAAAGACAGACAGTGGTAAGCGTGCGATACTCACATACACTGGAAATAAGAAATCCTTTACATTGATACAAGAAAAAGCGAAGGTTGCTGAAGCTTCAGCGTCAATAAGTGTAAGTGGAGAGTTAGTCGATCTTGGTTTTACAATTGGTGCTCTAGCGAAAGACTCATTAACATGGTCGCATAACGGAGTGGAATATATGCTCGTGTCTAAAGATTTAAAACCAGATGAGCTGTTAATGGTAGCTCGTTCTGTTGCAGAAAAGCAGGTGAAATAA
- the alr gene encoding alanine racemase, with translation MEKSSFYRDTWVEVNLDEIYNNVTHIKEIIPESVEIFAVVKANAYGHDYVLVARTALEAGATRLAVAFLDEALVLRRAGITAPILVIGPSPPRDVNVAAENDVALTVFQKEWVEEAVEIWDSPFPMKFHINFDSGMGRIGIRERKELKEFLRSLEDAPFLELEGVYTHFATADEVETSYFDKQYNTFLEQLSWLKAFGVNPTFIHTANSAATMRFDGITFNAVRIGIAMYGLSPSVEIRPYLPIKLEPALSLHTTVAHIKRVIKGDRISYNVTYRTKTEEWIATVPIGYADGWLRRLQGFEVLVQGKRVPIVGRITMDQCMLHLPCEVPLGTKVTLIGQQGDEYISATEVAEYSNTINYEIIATISFRVPRVFIRHGEVVKVINYLNDI, from the coding sequence ATGGAAAAATCATCGTTTTACCGTGATACGTGGGTAGAAGTAAATTTGGATGAAATTTACAATAATGTAACGCACATTAAAGAAATCATTCCGGAAAGTGTCGAGATTTTTGCTGTAGTGAAAGCGAACGCATATGGACATGACTATGTTCTAGTAGCAAGAACAGCATTAGAAGCAGGAGCAACAAGATTAGCAGTTGCTTTTTTAGATGAGGCACTAGTACTTAGGCGCGCTGGGATTACTGCACCAATTTTAGTAATAGGTCCTTCACCGCCACGTGATGTGAATGTAGCTGCTGAGAATGATGTAGCACTAACTGTTTTTCAAAAGGAATGGGTTGAAGAAGCAGTAGAAATTTGGGATAGCCCGTTCCCGATGAAGTTTCATATTAACTTCGATAGTGGTATGGGTAGAATTGGGATTCGTGAACGTAAAGAGCTAAAAGAGTTCTTACGAAGCTTAGAAGATGCCCCCTTTTTGGAGTTGGAAGGGGTATATACGCATTTTGCAACAGCAGATGAAGTAGAGACATCTTACTTTGATAAGCAGTATAACACTTTTTTAGAGCAACTTAGTTGGTTGAAAGCATTCGGGGTGAATCCAACATTTATTCATACGGCAAATAGTGCAGCTACTATGCGATTTGATGGAATTACATTTAATGCAGTTCGAATTGGAATTGCAATGTATGGGTTATCACCTTCTGTAGAAATACGCCCTTATTTACCAATTAAATTAGAACCTGCTCTTTCACTTCATACAACAGTCGCACATATTAAACGAGTCATTAAAGGTGATAGGATTAGCTATAATGTCACATATCGGACGAAGACAGAAGAGTGGATTGCAACAGTACCGATTGGATATGCAGATGGTTGGCTTAGACGACTACAGGGATTTGAAGTGCTCGTTCAGGGGAAAAGAGTTCCTATTGTAGGTCGGATTACAATGGATCAATGTATGTTGCATCTTCCCTGTGAAGTACCACTTGGAACAAAGGTTACCCTGATTGGACAGCAAGGTGATGAGTACATTAGTGCAACTGAGGTTGCCGAGTATTCAAATACCATTAATTATGAGATTATCGCGACAATTAGTTTTCGTGTTCCACGTGTATTCATACGACATGGGGAAGTGGTAAAAGTAATAAACTATTTAAATGATATATAA
- a CDS encoding antitoxin EndoAI, with translation MSESSVTTEIVVRLPKQVVTELDGIGKQENKNRHELICQATQLLLRQHKTKKRYQHESMRRGYIEMGKINLGIASEAFLAEYEAAHTVERLVSGG, from the coding sequence GTGTCCGAATCAAGTGTAACTACTGAAATCGTGGTTCGGTTGCCAAAGCAAGTGGTAACGGAATTGGACGGAATTGGAAAACAAGAGAATAAGAATCGCCATGAACTAATTTGCCAGGCAACACAACTGTTATTGCGTCAACATAAGACGAAGAAACGCTACCAACATGAATCAATGCGACGTGGGTACATTGAAATGGGAAAAATTAATCTTGGTATTGCATCTGAAGCTTTCTTAGCAGAGTATGAAGCAGCTCATACAGTAGAACGCTTAGTTAGCGGGGGGTAA
- the ndoA gene encoding type II toxin-antitoxin system endoribonuclease NdoA translates to MIVKRGDVYFADLSPVVGSEQGGVRPVLVIQNDIGNRFSPTVIVAAITAQIQKAKLPTHVEIDAKKYGFERDSVILLEQIRTIDKQRLTDKITHLDEMMMSRVDEALQISLGLIDF, encoded by the coding sequence TTGATTGTAAAACGCGGCGACGTGTATTTTGCAGACCTTTCCCCAGTTGTTGGTTCTGAGCAAGGAGGCGTTCGTCCGGTTCTTGTCATTCAAAATGACATCGGAAATCGTTTTAGTCCAACTGTGATTGTAGCGGCTATTACTGCACAGATTCAGAAAGCAAAATTGCCCACACATGTGGAAATCGATGCAAAAAAGTACGGATTTGAGAGAGATTCTGTTATCTTGCTCGAGCAGATTCGAACAATCGATAAGCAACGCTTAACGGACAAAATCACTCATTTAGATGAGATGATGATGAGTCGTGTAGACGAAGCTTTACAAATTAGTTTAGGACTAATAGATTTTTAA
- a CDS encoding Tex family protein, producing the protein MGMVDNRQALMKMLVKELGFTEKQVRHVIQLTEEGNTVPFIARYRKEWTGSLDEVQIRAILERWQYMMQLEDRKEEVLRLINEKGKLTEDLHHHILSATKLQEVEDLYRPYKEKRRTKATIAKDKGLEPLAEWLLLFTKEDPTGKAKEFVNAEKEVQSAQEALQGAQDIIAELISDNAAYRSWIRNVTFKKGMIASSVKDEEKDEKNIYEMYYGYEEPLQKIVPHRVLAMNRGEKEEVLKASVVPPIEEIVRFLHKKVIHDVSFESADYVQLAIEDGYKRLIQPSIEREIRKELTEKAEEQAIHIFSENLRNLLLQPPMKGKVVLAVDPAYRTGCKLAVVDDTGKVLHIDVIYPHPPVRKYEDAKAKVVSILEKYQVQMIAIGNGTASRETEEFIVDVLQVVPQDVFYIIVNEAGASVYSASDLAREEFPDLQVEERSAISIGRRLQDPLAELVKIDPKSVGVGQYQHDVSQKRLNESLTFVVETAVNQVGVNVNTASVALLQYVSGLSKTVAKNIVKKREEDGKFTKRTELKGIPRLGAKTYEQCIGFLRILEGKNPLDRTSIHPEQYKNVELLLKSLGLSIDDVGQPHLQKCLEGVELSKLSQEINIGEPTLIDIIDALISPERDLRDELPKPLLKKGILKLEDLKRGMELEGTVRNVVDFGAFVDIGVKQDGLVHISKLSKQFVKHPLDVVSVGQIVKVWVDDVDMKKGRVALAMLPIE; encoded by the coding sequence ATGGGAATGGTAGATAATCGACAAGCGTTAATGAAAATGTTAGTGAAAGAATTAGGCTTTACAGAAAAGCAAGTTCGTCATGTTATTCAATTAACAGAAGAAGGTAATACAGTTCCATTTATTGCTCGTTACCGAAAGGAATGGACAGGTTCTTTAGATGAAGTGCAAATCCGTGCAATCTTAGAAAGATGGCAATATATGATGCAACTTGAAGATCGAAAAGAAGAGGTTCTTCGTCTGATTAATGAAAAGGGAAAATTAACAGAAGATCTGCACCATCATATTTTATCTGCAACAAAGTTACAAGAAGTAGAAGATTTGTACCGTCCTTATAAAGAAAAAAGAAGAACAAAAGCAACAATCGCGAAGGATAAGGGGCTAGAGCCACTAGCTGAATGGTTACTTCTATTTACAAAAGAAGATCCGACAGGTAAGGCAAAGGAATTTGTTAATGCCGAGAAAGAAGTACAATCCGCTCAAGAAGCACTTCAAGGTGCACAAGATATTATTGCAGAACTTATATCGGATAATGCGGCGTACCGCAGCTGGATTCGAAATGTTACCTTTAAAAAAGGAATGATTGCGTCCTCTGTAAAAGATGAAGAAAAAGATGAAAAAAATATATATGAGATGTATTACGGTTATGAAGAGCCACTGCAAAAGATTGTACCTCATCGTGTATTAGCTATGAACCGTGGTGAAAAAGAAGAGGTCCTAAAAGCTTCTGTTGTCCCGCCAATAGAAGAGATTGTTCGTTTTTTACATAAAAAAGTAATTCATGATGTTTCTTTTGAAAGTGCAGATTATGTACAATTAGCAATTGAAGACGGATATAAGAGATTAATTCAGCCATCAATTGAAAGGGAAATTCGAAAAGAATTAACTGAAAAAGCAGAAGAACAAGCGATTCATATTTTCTCTGAGAACTTACGTAATTTGTTATTACAGCCACCTATGAAAGGGAAAGTGGTATTAGCGGTAGATCCTGCGTATCGAACAGGATGTAAGTTAGCAGTAGTAGATGATACAGGGAAAGTTCTGCATATTGATGTTATTTATCCGCATCCGCCTGTTCGAAAATATGAAGATGCAAAAGCAAAAGTTGTTTCTATTCTAGAAAAATATCAGGTTCAGATGATTGCGATTGGAAATGGTACAGCTTCTAGGGAAACGGAAGAGTTTATAGTAGATGTCTTACAGGTAGTACCGCAAGATGTATTTTATATTATTGTCAATGAAGCTGGTGCTAGTGTATATTCAGCTTCTGATTTGGCTCGTGAAGAATTTCCGGATTTGCAAGTTGAGGAAAGAAGTGCCATTTCGATTGGAAGACGTCTGCAAGATCCGCTTGCCGAACTTGTGAAAATTGATCCGAAATCAGTTGGGGTAGGGCAATATCAACATGATGTATCGCAAAAGAGATTAAATGAATCATTAACATTTGTCGTGGAAACAGCCGTTAACCAAGTAGGAGTGAATGTGAATACAGCTTCTGTAGCGCTATTGCAGTACGTTTCCGGATTATCAAAAACAGTTGCGAAAAATATTGTAAAAAAACGTGAAGAAGATGGGAAATTTACAAAGCGTACAGAGTTGAAGGGAATACCACGTTTAGGCGCCAAAACGTATGAGCAATGCATTGGTTTCTTACGTATACTAGAAGGTAAAAATCCACTTGATAGAACAAGTATTCATCCAGAGCAGTATAAAAATGTTGAGTTACTATTAAAGAGTTTAGGATTATCGATTGATGATGTAGGACAACCGCACTTACAAAAGTGTTTAGAAGGAGTAGAGCTCTCTAAATTATCTCAAGAGATAAATATCGGTGAGCCGACATTAATTGATATTATAGATGCTTTAATTAGTCCGGAACGAGATCTGCGTGATGAATTACCAAAACCACTTTTGAAAAAGGGAATTCTCAAATTAGAAGATTTAAAGCGTGGCATGGAGTTAGAAGGAACTGTTCGAAATGTTGTTGACTTTGGTGCGTTTGTCGATATTGGTGTGAAACAAGATGGTTTAGTACATATTTCTAAACTTAGCAAACAGTTTGTGAAGCATCCGTTAGATGTGGTGTCTGTCGGGCAAATTGTAAAGGTCTGGGTAGATGATGTTGATATGAAAAAAGGGCGCGTTGCCTTAGCAATGTTACCTATTGAATAA
- the cmpA gene encoding cortex morphogenetic protein CmpA, which translates to MPTWLRKQMQRAYFEKNRYQIKLLNECWFYYSKTHQNS; encoded by the coding sequence ATGCCTACGTGGCTCCGAAAACAAATGCAACGTGCATATTTCGAAAAAAACCGGTATCAAATTAAGTTACTAAATGAATGCTGGTTTTATTATAGCAAAACACATCAAAATTCCTGA
- a CDS encoding SprT family protein has protein sequence MNEKEVQRLVEEISLQYFGRAFLHKAMFNKRLRTTGGRYLLRSHNIELNYRYYEVYGEEELIGVIKHELCHYHLHIMGKGYQHRDRDFRQLMKKVGAPRFCKRMSEEEKVIKTHMYECMRCFLQYRRRRQINTKRYVCGKCKGRLKEIKNTLTVKNQSSIL, from the coding sequence ATGAATGAAAAAGAAGTTCAAAGACTTGTAGAAGAAATATCGTTGCAATATTTCGGTAGGGCTTTTTTACATAAAGCAATGTTCAATAAACGACTACGTACAACTGGTGGGAGGTATTTATTGCGAAGTCATAATATAGAATTAAACTATCGTTATTATGAAGTGTATGGAGAAGAAGAACTGATTGGCGTTATTAAGCATGAGTTGTGTCATTATCATTTGCATATTATGGGGAAAGGGTACCAACATCGAGATCGAGATTTTCGTCAGTTAATGAAGAAGGTTGGTGCGCCTAGATTCTGTAAGAGAATGAGCGAAGAAGAGAAGGTGATTAAAACTCATATGTATGAATGTATGAGATGTTTTCTTCAATATAGAAGAAGGCGTCAAATAAATACAAAAAGATATGTTTGCGGGAAGTGTAAAGGTAGATTGAAAGAGATAAAAAACACCTTGACAGTTAAAAATCAATCCAGTATATTATAA
- the tsaE gene encoding tRNA (adenosine(37)-N6)-threonylcarbamoyltransferase complex ATPase subunit type 1 TsaE, producing the protein MNKYEITTTSSEETQNLSERLGQLVREQDVLVLEGDLGAGKTTFTKGLAKGLGVKRVVNSPTFNIIKEYKGRLPLYHMDVYRLAESEEDLGFDEYFYGEGITVVEWAHLIESFLPNEKLKISLFHTGDDTRKIVLEPSGERYIRLCEELLQDESTSN; encoded by the coding sequence TTGAATAAATATGAAATAACGACAACTTCTTCTGAAGAGACACAGAACTTATCAGAAAGGCTAGGACAACTTGTTAGGGAACAAGATGTACTTGTTTTAGAAGGCGATCTTGGTGCTGGCAAGACAACGTTTACGAAAGGTCTTGCAAAAGGCCTTGGTGTGAAACGAGTTGTAAATAGTCCGACATTCAATATTATTAAAGAGTACAAAGGGAGATTACCGCTATATCATATGGACGTGTATCGTTTAGCGGAAAGTGAAGAAGATTTAGGGTTTGATGAGTATTTTTATGGTGAAGGTATAACAGTAGTAGAATGGGCTCATTTAATTGAATCTTTTCTGCCAAATGAGAAATTAAAAATAAGCTTGTTCCATACAGGTGATGATACAAGAAAAATTGTGTTAGAGCCAAGTGGTGAACGCTATATTAGATTATGTGAGGAGCTATTACAAGATGAAAGTACTAGCAATTGA
- the tsaB gene encoding tRNA (adenosine(37)-N6)-threonylcarbamoyltransferase complex dimerization subunit type 1 TsaB, translating to MKVLAIDTSNYVMGISLIDGNTVVGEIITNLTKNHSVRLMPAVEQLLKECNIKPKELDKIIVAAGPGSYTGVRIGVTVAKTLAWSLQIPIVGVSSLEVVAANGANFQGVICPLFDGRRGQIYTGLYTYKEEQLSSVEEDRIILIIDWLQMLKDKGQPVLFIGNDVEQHKETIVEYLGDRAVFASFTKNNPRPSELAFLGLQKEEQSVHTFVPSYLRLAEAEAKWLESQKK from the coding sequence ATGAAAGTACTAGCAATTGATACTTCAAATTATGTAATGGGGATTTCTCTTATTGATGGAAATACTGTTGTCGGAGAAATCATTACGAATTTAACCAAAAATCATTCTGTACGCCTTATGCCGGCTGTAGAACAACTTCTGAAGGAATGTAATATAAAGCCGAAAGAGCTAGACAAAATCATCGTAGCGGCTGGTCCTGGATCTTATACAGGAGTTCGAATTGGTGTGACTGTTGCAAAAACATTAGCTTGGTCGTTGCAAATACCGATTGTCGGTGTGTCTAGCTTAGAAGTAGTGGCTGCGAATGGAGCGAATTTCCAAGGGGTTATTTGTCCATTGTTTGATGGACGTCGCGGACAAATTTATACGGGCTTGTATACATATAAAGAAGAGCAGTTATCTTCTGTAGAAGAGGATCGAATTATTCTTATTATTGATTGGTTACAGATGTTAAAAGATAAGGGGCAACCTGTTTTATTTATCGGCAATGATGTAGAACAACATAAAGAAACGATTGTAGAATATTTAGGAGATCGAGCTGTGTTTGCTTCTTTTACAAAGAACAACCCAAGACCAAGTGAGCTAGCATTTTTAGGATTACAAAAAGAGGAGCAAAGTGTGCATACATTTGTTCCGAGCTACCTCCGTTTAGCAGAAGCAGAAGCAAAATGGCTAGAAAGTCAAAAAAAATAG